In Meleagris gallopavo isolate NT-WF06-2002-E0010 breed Aviagen turkey brand Nicholas breeding stock chromosome 2, Turkey_5.1, whole genome shotgun sequence, the following are encoded in one genomic region:
- the MTARC1 gene encoding mitochondrial amidoxime reducing component 2: MVTARQEPRLVLISTGCENGYLTLSAQGMKKLCLPVKLPRKNPVQNCRVFGLDIQGRDCGDEVAQWITTFLNSEPYRLVHFEPSMVPRKSKDIINLFRTTDEVAYPDCSPVLIISEASLEDLNTRLEKKVKIHNFRPNIFVSDCSAFEEDNWEDILIGDVEMKGTVCCARCILTTIDPDTGVLDRKEPLETLKSYRLCDPSERHLYKSSPLFGRYFAIDKTGTIQVGDPVYKMIE; the protein is encoded by the exons ATGGTCACGGCTCGTCAGGAGCCGCGTCTCGTCCTTATCTCTACCGGCTGTGAAAATGGTTACCTGACCCTGAGCGCCCAGGGGATGAAGAAGCTGTGTCTGCCCGTGAAGCTGCCCCGCAAAAACCCGGTGCAGAACTGCAG GGTGTTTGGATTGGATATTCAAGGCAGGGACTGTGGTGATGAAGTGGCTCAGTGGATCACCACATTCCTGAATTCAGAGCCATATCGGCTTGTGCACTTTGAGCCTTCCATGGTGCCAAGAAAGTCAAAGGATATCATAAACCTTTTCCGAACCACTGACGAG gtTGCCTATCCTGATTGTAGCCCAGTGTTGATCATCTCAGAAGCTTCCTTGGAAGACTTAAATACCAGATTGGAGAAGAAAGTTAAGATACACAACTTCAGACCAAATATTTTTGTGTCAGATTGCAGTGCTTTTGAGGAG GACAACTGGGAGGACATTCTTATTGGTGATGTGGAGATGAAAGGGACGGTGTGCTGTGCAAG GTGTATTTTAACGACTATTGACCCAGACACTGGAGTCCTGGACAGGAAGGAGCCTCTGGAAACATTGAAA AGTTATCGCCTGTGTGATCCATCAGAGCGACACCTATACAAATCCAGCCCTCTCTTTGGAAGATACTTTGCTATTGACAAAACTGGAACAATTCAGGTTGGAGACCCTGTGTACAAGATGATCGAGTAA
- the PFN3 gene encoding profilin-3 produces MNCWKYYIDCILSDRNIDDVAIVGLSDNKCVWAAKPGGLLSAVSPYEVDLITSQDRKTFLMTGITIAGKKCSVIRDSLLVEGDNVMDVRSKGGNSRSICVGRTPKALIFLMGNRGVHGGVLNQKIHDMIASMTL; encoded by the coding sequence ATGAACTGCTGGAAGTATTACATTGACTGCATCCTGAGCGACAGGAACATTGATGATGTGGCCATTGTGGGGCTCTCCGACAACAAGTGCGTATGGGCAGCCAAGCCAGGAGGGCTGCTGTCGGCTGTGTCACCTTATGAAGTGGACTTGATCACAAGCCAGGATAGGAAAACATTCCTGATGACTGGAATCACCATCGCAGGGAAAAAGTGCAGTGTGATTCGTGATAGCCTGCTGGTAGAAGGAGACAATGTGATGGATGTCAGAAGCAAAGGTGGTAACAGCAGATCCATCTGTGTAGGCAGGACCCCCAAAGCTCTGATCTTCCTCATGGGCAACAGAGGAGTCCATGGAGGAGTCCTCAATCAGAAGATCCATGACATGATTGCCAGCATGACACTGTGA